The window GGCCGGCAGGCCAGCCAGCGAACTCCGCATCATCGATCACGGCCAAGGTGTACCCGCGGCCAATGTGCTCAAAATGTTTCAGCCCTTCCAAAGGCTCGACGACGTGCCTGCAGCCACGGGCGTAGGTTTAGGACTCGCTGTGGCACAGGGCTTTACTGAAGCCATGGGCGGGACACTCACCGCGGAAGAAACGCCTGGCGGCGGGCTGACTATGCTGGTCAGGCTGCCCCTTTCAACGGGTCCCGCCCTTGACGTGCCGCAACGCTTTACAGCCCCTGGACTTACTGCCCTGCCTGCCCCGAAAGGCCTTGAGTGAACACCATCCTGGTAGTGGACGATGACCCCCACATCGTCAGGGCACTCGCCATCACGTTGAAGGGCCAGGGGTATACGGTGGTCACTGCAACTGACGGGCAATCGGCACTTCACTCAGCGGCGCAACGGCCCATTTCCGTGATGATCCTGGACCTGGGGCTACCGGATATGGACGGAAAAACTGTCATTTCTGCCCTGCGGGAGTGGAGCTCAGTACCCATTCTGGTCTTGTCGGCCAGACATGGATCCAGCGATAAAGTGGAGGCCTTGGACGCCGGAGCTGACGACTACATCACCAAACCCTTCGGACTTGATGAACTCCTGGCGCGACTCCGGGCGTTGCTGCGTCGCAGGAACGACTCCAGCGAGGAAGTCACCCTGGTGACAACCAGCTCCTTCACCGTGGACCTGGACAAGAGACAAATCACCAAGTCGGGCGTGGATGTTCGAATGACTCCGACGGAGTGGAACATTCTGGACATCCTGCTCAGGAATCCGGACAAACTCATTACCCAGCAGCAACTCCTCACGGAGGTGTGGGGACCCGCCTACGCAAAGGAAGCAAACTATCTTCGCGTCTATATGGCACAGCTCCGGCGAAAGCTCGAGACAGAGCCGGGCAACCCCCGGCATCTGATCACCGAGCCGGGCATGGGCTACAGGTTCGTTCCGTAGCCGGTTTGTCCCGTAGTCGGCGGCAGCAGCGCCGTCGTTATTCCTTTTCCTTTTCGGCCGCCGCCTTCAAGTCAGCCGCAAATTGGGTGAAGCTGGCGTCAAAGGACGGAATCTTCGATGCAAAGAGCGGAAAGATGGGACCGCCGATCTTCTCGGCCATCTCAAAGATGGACCGACCATCGTTGGTCTCCGTGATGTTGTAAGTCCTGGTTCCAAGAGCATCACCCCAGGCGAGCTTTTTTGGGGCTTGGAACTCTTTGACCTTAAGTGAGAAGGTACGGCTAGGATCCAGCGTGGACACCAGTTTGATTTTCGATCCCGGCGCGATCTCACCCTCCACCGAAACCACCGTGGAGTTCCACGCGGGATAGCCTTTGGCATCCGTGAGAAGCCGCCAGATAGTGGACGGCGGCGAATCAATGGTGGTGGAAACCCGGGTTTCACGGCTGAAAGTCTTGCTAATTGTGGTGGCAGTACCGTCAGGTGTTTCAGACATTTCCGGCTCCTTAACCCGCAAGATGCGGTGTTGCTTTTGATGCTACAGCGGCGCTGCTAAATTGAAAGCCATGACTTGGGGGCTCAGGAAGTTCGGCGCTGTGATCATTACCGGCACGTTGTTGGGCGGCGTTGTGGGCGGTTGTGCCGGGCCGCAGCCGGGCACTTCAGTTACTCCCCTCCCGGTGTGCGAGCCCACGCCTCCGGTGGTACCCAAAGACGGGATTCTTGCCGGGGTGAATCTGGACTGGGAGCACGAGACTCTGGAGCAATATGCGGCCAATCTGGGTCGCCGACCGGCTGTTACGGTCACCTTCACCGACTTTCCGATGTCAGACACCGATCAAAAGAACGTTGACGCAGCCTTCGAACAGATCCGCGCCAACGGTGGAACCATGCTCCTCACCTTGGAGCCCAAGCAGGGTTTGGCTTCAGTAACGTCGGAGAAGGCTGAGGAATTGGCCTCCATGCTGGCCCGCTTCAACGGCGCAGGGGTTCCGGTGATCGTTAGGTTCGCTCACGAGATGAACGGCTCTTGGTACGCCTGGGGGCAGCAACCGGCCGCGTATGTGGCTGCCTTTCAGCGGTTGGCTGACGCGGTGCACTCCCAAGCCGCAGGCAGCGCCATGATGTGGGCACCGAACTATGGCGGCGGTTATCCCTTCAGCGGCGGCCAGTATGAAGCCGTGGCCGGATCCCCCGACTTCGCAGCTCTGGATACTGACAAGGACGGGGCCATCACGGGAGCGGACGATCCCTACGCGCCCTACTACCCCGGCGACGACGCAGTGGACTGGGTTGGCATGTCCCTCTACCACTGGGGCAACACGTATCCGTGGGGCGCGAACGTCATCCCAGAACCAGGCAAATTCCTTCAGCAGCTCACCGGCACCTACAACGGCGCAGGCGGAAACGATCTGGCAATCCCTGACTTCTATGCCGACTACGGAACTGCTCGGAACAAGCCCGTGGCCATTCCCGAAACTGCAGCACTCACAGTGGCATCCGGTGAGGGCGCCGCAGTCCTGGCCATCAAGGAGGCCTGGTGGGGTCAACTTTTCGATCCCGCCATCCCCCGCGACTACCCCGCGCTGAAAATGATCAACTGGTTCGAGTGGGACAAGAACGAGGTTGAGGTTAAGGCAACTGTGGACTGGACAGCAACCAAGGATCCGCAGGTTCGTGAGGCCTACACCGCAGCGCTCCCGGAATGGTTCACCTTCGCCGAGGCCCCCGCGAATTGCTCACCCGCCGAAAGCGCGGCTTCCTGAGCTAGGGCCACAGGTTCTGTGCGCGGGCAGCAGCAGTACTGAAGCTACTTCCGTCAATCGCAACGGAACACTCCTCAATGCCGAGCCCCTTCCACTGCGCCAGCAACCGCAGTTCACCGTCGGCCGGCAGAGGCCACAACCATAGGCTGCCTGAGGCCGAGACTTCGTCGTCGTTGCCGCTGCCCCCGCCACCGCGGAACGTCAGCGCCGGAGCTGCGGGCTCCTTGTCGTGATTCACGGGCCTACCCCAGCCAAAGATGCCTGTCCTCGCACTGGTTCCATCCGGCAGCTGGACGCCGAACAGCAACTGCAGGTCCGCGCTGGTGGGCCCCATACCAGGACCGTGCTGGAAGACGGACGCGTGAAGAGTGGTCCACTCTTCGTCGCTCTCCTCACCCCGACGAATGATCCACGCCAGCTGGAACGAACAACCCGTGGTGTAAATTTCAGCGCTCTTGACTACCAGAACGCGAGTAGGGCTGCGATATAGGAACTGCCCTACATGCAACACAGAGGGCAGCTCGTCCTGCGGCGGCCCAACCCACGGCGGGGGTACGAACTTCGCGTTCTTGCCGCGTTCCATGGGCTCGGGCTTGGGAAAGTCATCGAAGAAGTTCATGCCGCGTCCTCAGTTTCGCTGATGCGACCGACCAGCGGAGCGGCGACAACGACTCGCACGGGATCCCCCAATCCGTCCTGATCCGCTCAGTTTAGCCCTGCCCACTCATGGAGCGATTCTGCGTAGATAGGACTTCCAGCACGGCCCAAGCTTTCGACCTCGTCGCTCTTTCTACGGGCGCTCGATCGTGCTGCTGTCCTCGAGCCACTCAAGGGATTCACTACCAAGTCCTGCAGCGATGGCAGTGGCGGTCTCACGCCACGAGGTCAGCTCCGCTATGGCCAAGTGGGGCTGATTTGTGGCAAACGATGCCCTCGCCGCTGCCAAAACGTCAGCTGCACACGTCTCTTGGTCGGCTGGGCTCAGTGCCAGCATCCAGGGGAAGCGATCGCTCATCCGTGCAGCAAGTGTCCCCTCCGCACTGGTTGAGACGGCAACGAGCTGGGCAGCCAGTTCCAATAAAGATCGACGTGCGGCGTCTGCGCTTTCCGACATCAACACCAGGGACTCCCCGTCACGTCGAGTGACCTGAACAGGGTGGTCGGCAGCTGCCGCGAACACCTCCGCAGACGAGCGGCTAAGTTCAGAAGACTGGAATGAAGTCCGTGTTGTGACCGACCCTGAAGTTTCGGAAGCTTCGGAAGAACGAGAAGTTCTGTGTGACTTTATTGCAGCGCTCATAGTGTCCACACTAACTCAGAACGTATTCTGAAGTCGACAGCACTCAGCGACTATTCCCCGAAGAAATCGATGTAGGGCTGCACCAGGCGCTCGGGTGCGCTGTTTGCCGTGTTGTGCCGAGCGTTGGGAACTGTGAGGCGCTGCCCGAGAGGGAGAACATCCATCAGCGCATCACAGGTCTGACCGAAGTACTTCGAACTGTGGGAGCCAGTACCCAGGAGCACCTTTGCCGCGATGTTCGAGTAGAAGGATGCCGCTTCTTCGTTATCGAGAATCCTCCCGATCTCGGGCCTGAAGGTGTGAATGAGGTCCTTCATTCGTTGCCCGTAGACGGTCTTGAGAAAGAGCCCAGTCATTGATCGCTGAAGCCAGACAGGCATGTTCTTTGGCGTTTCATCAGGGTTGGCTGCTGTGGCGACGATGGTCATCGCGGTGATGATGTCGCCGTCGTCGAGTGCTTTCTGGAAGTCGCCCAAGTAACCCTTTGGCATATCGGTGCCTTTGACCGCAATGGCGGCGTCGTAGGTACCCAGATGGCTGATAGGCAAGGTGCGAGCCGCCTGGAAAGCGATGAATCCCCCGCCGCTGTGCGCGAACACGCGGGTGGAGCCGGTGGCCTGCATAACGGCCGCAAGATCCTCGACGTCGGTGTCAACGGTGTCGCCGTCCTGCATAGGACCGGCGCCCGGACGGCCGCGCCGATTGTAGACATGGACGGTGAACTTGGGTGAGAACTTCCCGGCAAGCCGCATGTATTCAGTGGACGACGTGCCTCCTCCATGAAGCATGACCAGGCCGGGGCCCTCGCCGACCGTAAACACCGGCACTTCAACCTCATTGGCTCCGGGTAGTTGCCACGTCTCTACCTCCATGGTCTGCTTGGCCATCTTTGCCTCTCGATACTCATTCGAAACTGCTAACAACGTTCACAGTATATAGGATTGAGGCATGTCGGCCGAAGATGGGGTGAGCGAAGCTCCCGAGAGTGTGTGGTCCCGGCCCGTGCGAAAGACCCGCGGGCCGGTCCCCCTTCACTCCCGTGAGAGCATCGCCGCCGCGGGAATCAAGATCGCCGATGACGAAGGTTTCCAAAGCGTCACCATGCGGTCCATTGCCCGGGCTCTTGGGATGGTGGCTCCCGCCCTGTACCGCTACGTGAACTCGCGGGAAGAAATTGTTGAGCTCATGGTGGATGCTGCCATCGGCGCCCCGCCGTCGGTTGAACCGGGACCCGCTTGGACGGACGCCATGCTCAACCTGGCCAACACTCAGCTGCGTCATCACCAAAGCCACACATGGCTGATTCAGGCCGCGCTCGAGGCACCAAGTTTCGGACCCAACACGCTGGCGTGGTTCGAGGCATACCTCACCGCGATGAAGGAGCTGGACGCATCTACCGAGAGGAAGATGGAGCTCATCGCACTGGTGACGGGCGTGGTGTCGCTCTTCGCCCAACAGCAGCAATCTGCCGGCTCCGCATTCCCGTTCGAGCTGCTCTCCGTGGAGAGACATCCGAACCTGGCAACTGCGCTGAGCAAGCACAGTGGCCAGACGGATTCGGAGGGCCCCTTCAACCGGGCAGTGCTTGCCTTATGCAAAGGACTCATACCTTCGCCTTGAGCAGGAACGCTGAAGCCGGCCAGCCGCCGTCGACGTTTGGCTTTTCAGGCTTGAAAACCGGTTAGGACTTATCGCGGCGAGGAACCGGCTGGGGCGGGACGGCAGGGTCCGACGCCGGTACACAGAACCGCAGCCCGTCGGTCCAAAACCCGCTGTTGGTGCAAAACAGTGGCACTTCCTCGTCGCCGACGTGGAGCGTGGGATTCCGCATGCGTTTGGATGATGAGTAGCTCAACTCAACTGTGCCGTCAGGTGACTTGCAGCTATAGGCGCCGTTCCACGGACTCACGTCTTCGCAGGTGTTGAGTTCCCTCGATACGCCACCCGCGTCCACATACTCCCAAGTCCTGTCCGCCTTCTCGCCCACCTGAATGACGGAGTTTGGAACGGACCGGGCATAGTCGCGGGTAAACGGCCTCTCATCGCAGCCCGCAGCTGTCAGCGTTAGCAACGCAAGCAGAGCGAAGCCTATTTTTGTTTCCCGACGCATTCCGGTGTCCCCCAAAGGCACATTTGAATTAGTGATCTACGGGCATGTCTACCCTGCCGGTGGAGCTAGGTTTCGGTGAACCCCGCAGCTTGCGGAGCTGCGTCGCATGGCGCGCTCTTCCTTACTATCAGCTGGTCTTTGCCAAGCCTATCCACACGGTGGCCTGCACAGGGTCTCGCCCGCCGGCGTCATGCGGAATGGTCTCTGAAAGATTTTCTGTATCGGGTGTAATCAAAGGTCCCCTGCCGGAAACAACATGTATGAGCACAAGAACTGCTCGATCACTCCGTGGGGGAAGGAACCCAAAATGAAGTACCGCCGATCCGGACACGCCAAGTACGCCACTCTCGCAACGCTGACCCTGGCACTCACGCTCGCCGCCTGTGCACCGTCCACCCCGGTCGCCAGTAATTCATTCACCACCGCAGCGGAAGAAACCAGCAACTTGGTCCGGCTCCCCGCAGCCCCACTGGAAGAAGCACTCGCTGCCCCGGCATCCGAACACAGCCCCTCAGCGCAACTCAGCCAGCCGGAGGTCGTTCTTCCGCTAACCGAAGCTCCTGTTGCGATCGCTCCCGTGCAGGAAGTAAATGTTCCGGCTCCGGCAGCGCCGACCACTCCCGCCGTGTCCGCTGAACCTGTTGTTCCCGCTGCACCTGTTGTTCCCGCGCCGCCGGTGGATCCGGCACCGCAGGCAACTAATCCGCCGTCGACCGTTCCTCCCGCTGTACCCGAAATAACGCCGGTAACACCAGCGGTACCGTCAACCCCACACGTCTCGCCCGACTACCCGCAGATCGGCTTGTACACATTCCCGGACGGGCACATCTCCTTCCTGCTGCCGGCGGGCTGGACCGCGCAAACCGAGCAACTGCCCTTCGACTTGAACGGTAAGCACTACGAAACAGCCATAGCGCACATCCATGACGAAACGGGCGCTGAGGTTGCGCAGATCACCAGCGGTATTTATGGCGGCGTGGTGGGCGGGCCCGTGAACCGCACCATCCTGGACTCCCAGCCATTGACCGGCTTCAATAGCCGACACGGAGCCTCGCACTTTGCCTTCTTCAAGGACGAATACCCCTTTGACACCGAATACACCCGCTACTTCATGGGTGTGGTGACAGATGACCTAATGACTGAGGGCCCTGACAGCACCTCCGCCAGCAGCTTTTTGATCATGGGCAACGGCGCAGCCCAAGCCACTGCCAACATCGAAGTTTCCATGACACCCGAAAGCGCCGCGGCCTGGATGGAAACCGAGCAGTACAGCAAGCTCAAGGCCCTCCTGACGAGCCTCCAGTACGCGGAATAGTTGATCAGCTATGGAACTTGTTGACGCACACACCGTAGTAATGTCCGCTGTCCTGCTGGTTCACATCGTCGGGGTGCTGATCGTCGGCGTTTCAGCGGTTGCGCTGCTGACGTCATCGCTCGCCGTCGCCCTGGCCGTGCGCGGAGTCAGAGCCACTTGGGCACTGCTCGGAACCCGGGCAGCTGAGACGAAGCCATTGCCGGGAGGTTCAGTCCTTGTCCAGTTGCAGCTGCCCCAGCCGCCAGTGGATGATCTCCCGAAGGAGATCGATGGGAAGTGGCGCGCTGTGGCGTAGCTGAACAAGGTGGTCCGTGGTTCCATATTCGCTCAGCTGTGCCGAGAAATGCGCCATCGCGTCCGGAGTCGGATAGAACCCGATGTGCTTCTTTGTTGCAGTAAAGAAGAACAACGGCTCAGTGCCGAGTTTGAAGGTGGGCATGCGCCAACTGATCGACTCTTCAGCTGCATCCGGCACTGCCGAGCGGATCAGATCGTACACGGTCACCAGCCGTTGCCGGATGTCGCCGTCGAACTGTTCGATGTACTCGCTGATGGAATCCGCTGTCATGTGATCTCCCTTATCGCCGCAAGGCCGATCCTAGTCCGTCTGACCTCACCCGTTCCCGCCGTCGCCGAACTTGCAGGCGACGCGGTTTCGAAGTCATTGATGGCGTGGCAAGGCGCTAAATTAGCTTCTGATCCTGCCCTAGCGCGACAGACACCGGCAATGGCGCGTCGTTTGCGGAGAGGGAGGCAGCCCGTTCGAGCCGGGCCAGGACCCGCCAAGGGCCAGCGCAGCGCGTATTGCTGACGAGGACCAAGCGCTCGGGTAGATTCCTGGGATCTCGGTCTGGGAACAAGCAGGCCCTAGCCGATGACGAGCAGGTCGCCGACCTCGCATTCAAGTACCCGGCAGATGGCGGCCAGGGTGGAGAACCGGATAGCCCTTGCCCTGTCATTTTTCAGGACGGAGAGGTTCGCGAGAGTAACCCCTACCTCCCGGCTCAAGTCTGTCAGCGTCATACCCCGCTGCTCCAGAAGCTCATCGAGCCGGCAGTGAATCATGTCCTCGTCGGATTGTTTGGCCGGAGCCATCGCTACACCAGCCCCTCGGTGTCGCGCTGCAATTGAGCACCCTTCGCGAACACAGCGGCCAGAAGCAGCAGCGCTATGCCCAAGACCACGGGCAGGAGGTCCACGCTGAAGACAATGTAGTAATCGAGATTGCCCTTGCCAATTGGACTTTCGACGGTGAGCACATTGTCCAAGCTCTCTACGATCAAGAGTTTGCTGAATCCCTGAAGAATCGGAACGACCACCCCGATGAGGACAAGCAAGCCACCCATGATGGAGATAGAACGGGTTAGTGTCGGCGCGAACGGCACTCCCCGCAGCAAACGCCAGCACAGCATGATTACAGCCGCACACACCAGCAGGGTGGTCAGCTGCCCGAGGATCGCGGCTGCGGTATTCATGACAAGAGCGTCTCCAGGAAGGTCATGGAGGACGAGGTCGATATTGCCCCCATGGAGAACCTGCTGAACTTTGGGGCCAAGAACACTGGGAGCGGAGGGATCTGTCCTACTGATGCCCAAGGTTGGCAAAGCCACCGTGGTCACCCCAGTGATCGCGTAACCAACCGTGGAGATAAGCCTAAGGATCGCCGCCACAGCGACTCCACAGGCAGCTACAAGTAGAAGCCCCAGGCCCACCTTTGCCGCGACTCTCACCGACGGTTTGGTCGAGATTGCAGTCTTCACGCGCTCGCTCCTTATCGTTTATCAATATGTTGATAAACGATAACACATCAGCCTGCCGTATGTCCTTGGAATCGCAAAGCCCGCATCGAATACGCTATTCAAGAGGCTGGAAGCCCTGAAGCAGTGGGACCGCAATAGCCAACGACATCGAGGAGCGCCGTGACTACCCACATCCCTTGGAACCGCGGCGAGTGGACCAACCAACCAGCCGCCGTCGTCGAGCAGGAAGGTGACCTCCTGGTCACCGCGGCCGAAAGCAGCGACGCCTGGCGCGTCACGTCCTACGGTTTCATCCACGACACCGAGCACGCGCTCCTTGCCCCCTTCCCGCAGGACAGCGCCATGGAGGTTGAGTTCACGGCCACGTTCTCCCAACAATTCGACCAAGCGGGCATCTTTGTCCGCATCAGCGCCGAGCATTGGATCAAGGCGGGAGTGGAATTCGCCGACGGCGCCGCTCAACTGGGCGCGGTGGTTACGGACCGCTTCTCCGACTGGTCCTTGGCGCCTGTCCCTGAATGGAACGGCGGCCAGGTTCGCATGCGGGTCAGCCGCTCCGGTGACGCCCTCACCATCCGGGCCGCGTCCGGCAGCAACGAACTCCAGCTCGTAAGGGTAGTGCCGTTGGCACCTGATGTTGTGGCCGCCGCCGGGCCTTTCACCTGTGCACCAACACGCTCAGGGCTGACGGTCCCCTTCCACTCCTGGCAAGCTACGGCGCCAGACAGCCAGCTCCACTGAGGCCGCCAAGCCTGGCAAGCTTGCGGGCTTCACCGTTCATGAGATTATGGAGTTTCCTGCAGCCTGCCATTGGCAGTGCTGCGACTCAGTTGGCTCCATAACAAGCCTATGGGGGGCACATCACGGTGGAAGATACTGCAAGTCTTTGGCGCACTGACCCTACGACGTTCCGCGACGTGGTGATCAACCGCCAAGCCTTGGAAGCTGCGCTGGGAGGCGATTGTCCCCCTGTGGAACGGATCAGGTACCTGGCATTACTGGGCCGGGACGCTGAAGCTCTGGACCAGGGCTTCAAGATGCTTCCGAACTCGCCTGAACGTCGGGAACTGCTGCTGGTACTAGCCCAAATCCATCAACGTAAGTACCGCTGGCATGACGCCGCAGTACTCCACGAAAAAGCCTTACGAACAGTCCGGTCACCCGAAGAGGAAGCCTACGTTCGTCACCACATTGGACGGCGACTTTTCGACGAAGCCCGCTTCCGAGCCGCCGCCGATGAGTTTCAATGGGCAGCAGACCTCTACCGCGTGGCCGAGCAGCCCGAACTCGCCGAAGAAAACCGCCAAGCCATGCGCCACGCCCTGCAGGTTCACAGTGCCGATCAAGGCGCGGGACGCCCGGCGTACGAGCTCTCCTGACGCGGGAATAGGAAGCAGAGGCCCGCGGTTACAAAGTGCGCAAAGAGCAACACGCCGCACTTTTACAAGGGGGTTTCACCACCATGGCCACCGATTACGACACTCCCCGGGTCCTGACAGAGGAAGAACAGGCGCTGCCTCTGGCCGAGCTATCACCGGCTAGGGCAACTGCACTCACGGACATCATCGACCTTGACGAAGCAGCGCTTGCGGATGCCTTCGAGCTTCCCGGCGCTGATCTCTCCGGCGAAGAACTCCAAATTGAGATCATCCCCATCCAGAACGACGAGTTCACATGCATGTCCTGCTTCCTGGTACACCACCGCAGCCAACTCGCCCGGGAAACCAACGGACAGAAGTACTGCACCGAGTGTGAGAGCTAGGAGCACCACACGCCGGAACGTTGTTGGCGAGTTACCGCCGTCGTGCCCTTCCTGCGAGCCGGTCCGCCGGCCGGTAGTCCCGTCACCTCCCCAGGCCTGATGTAACCTAGTAAGGAAGCTGACTATCTGTGAAAGCCTGGGGAGCCTGAATGCCTGATATGGACCGATGGCCAACAAGCCGGCTGCTGTCCACGGCGGCGCGGCTTGTGGAACTGGCATGGAATGACAAACTGCGCCCGCTGGGGTTGACCTACCCGGCGGTGCTAACCCTTGACGCCGTGGCTACGGGAGGACCCATCACGCCCGGCGAACTCGCCCGTAGCGTCCGCGTTCAAGCCCAAACCATGGGGCCGCTGCTCACCAGGCTGGAAGCTCGCGGGTACATCCTCCGTCAACCCAATCGTTTCGACCGCCGCAGCCAGCTGATATCCATAACTGACTCGG is drawn from Arthrobacter sp. 31Y and contains these coding sequences:
- a CDS encoding alpha/beta fold hydrolase, whose protein sequence is MAKQTMEVETWQLPGANEVEVPVFTVGEGPGLVMLHGGGTSSTEYMRLAGKFSPKFTVHVYNRRGRPGAGPMQDGDTVDTDVEDLAAVMQATGSTRVFAHSGGGFIAFQAARTLPISHLGTYDAAIAVKGTDMPKGYLGDFQKALDDGDIITAMTIVATAANPDETPKNMPVWLQRSMTGLFLKTVYGQRMKDLIHTFRPEIGRILDNEEAASFYSNIAAKVLLGTGSHSSKYFGQTCDALMDVLPLGQRLTVPNARHNTANSAPERLVQPYIDFFGE
- a CDS encoding response regulator gives rise to the protein MNTILVVDDDPHIVRALAITLKGQGYTVVTATDGQSALHSAAQRPISVMILDLGLPDMDGKTVISALREWSSVPILVLSARHGSSDKVEALDAGADDYITKPFGLDELLARLRALLRRRNDSSEEVTLVTTSSFTVDLDKRQITKSGVDVRMTPTEWNILDILLRNPDKLITQQQLLTEVWGPAYAKEANYLRVYMAQLRRKLETEPGNPRHLITEPGMGYRFVP
- a CDS encoding prevent-host-death protein → MSESADAARRSLLELAAQLVAVSTSAEGTLAARMSDRFPWMLALSPADQETCAADVLAAARASFATNQPHLAIAELTSWRETATAIAAGLGSESLEWLEDSSTIERP
- a CDS encoding TetR/AcrR family transcriptional regulator, with translation MSAEDGVSEAPESVWSRPVRKTRGPVPLHSRESIAAAGIKIADDEGFQSVTMRSIARALGMVAPALYRYVNSREEIVELMVDAAIGAPPSVEPGPAWTDAMLNLANTQLRHHQSHTWLIQAALEAPSFGPNTLAWFEAYLTAMKELDASTERKMELIALVTGVVSLFAQQQQSAGSAFPFELLSVERHPNLATALSKHSGQTDSEGPFNRAVLALCKGLIPSP
- a CDS encoding SRPBCC domain-containing protein, encoding MSETPDGTATTISKTFSRETRVSTTIDSPPSTIWRLLTDAKGYPAWNSTVVSVEGEIAPGSKIKLVSTLDPSRTFSLKVKEFQAPKKLAWGDALGTRTYNITETNDGRSIFEMAEKIGGPIFPLFASKIPSFDASFTQFAADLKAAAEKEKE
- a CDS encoding DUF4193 domain-containing protein, which encodes MATDYDTPRVLTEEEQALPLAELSPARATALTDIIDLDEAALADAFELPGADLSGEELQIEIIPIQNDEFTCMSCFLVHHRSQLARETNGQKYCTECES
- a CDS encoding iron chaperone — its product is MTADSISEYIEQFDGDIRQRLVTVYDLIRSAVPDAAEESISWRMPTFKLGTEPLFFFTATKKHIGFYPTPDAMAHFSAQLSEYGTTDHLVQLRHSAPLPIDLLREIIHWRLGQLQLDKD
- a CDS encoding glycoside hydrolase family 26 protein yields the protein MTWGLRKFGAVIITGTLLGGVVGGCAGPQPGTSVTPLPVCEPTPPVVPKDGILAGVNLDWEHETLEQYAANLGRRPAVTVTFTDFPMSDTDQKNVDAAFEQIRANGGTMLLTLEPKQGLASVTSEKAEELASMLARFNGAGVPVIVRFAHEMNGSWYAWGQQPAAYVAAFQRLADAVHSQAAGSAMMWAPNYGGGYPFSGGQYEAVAGSPDFAALDTDKDGAITGADDPYAPYYPGDDAVDWVGMSLYHWGNTYPWGANVIPEPGKFLQQLTGTYNGAGGNDLAIPDFYADYGTARNKPVAIPETAALTVASGEGAAVLAIKEAWWGQLFDPAIPRDYPALKMINWFEWDKNEVEVKATVDWTATKDPQVREAYTAALPEWFTFAEAPANCSPAESAAS
- a CDS encoding helix-turn-helix domain-containing protein produces the protein MAPAKQSDEDMIHCRLDELLEQRGMTLTDLSREVGVTLANLSVLKNDRARAIRFSTLAAICRVLECEVGDLLVIG
- a CDS encoding DUF1349 domain-containing protein, producing the protein MTTHIPWNRGEWTNQPAAVVEQEGDLLVTAAESSDAWRVTSYGFIHDTEHALLAPFPQDSAMEVEFTATFSQQFDQAGIFVRISAEHWIKAGVEFADGAAQLGAVVTDRFSDWSLAPVPEWNGGQVRMRVSRSGDALTIRAASGSNELQLVRVVPLAPDVVAAAGPFTCAPTRSGLTVPFHSWQATAPDSQLH
- a CDS encoding MarR family winged helix-turn-helix transcriptional regulator; amino-acid sequence: MPDMDRWPTSRLLSTAARLVELAWNDKLRPLGLTYPAVLTLDAVATGGPITPGELARSVRVQAQTMGPLLTRLEARGYILRQPNRFDRRSQLISITDSGLTLLEQSHRQENSVLSVVDLDSEGLREDLLAIVRHANFN